A stretch of Lathyrus oleraceus cultivar Zhongwan6 chromosome 6, CAAS_Psat_ZW6_1.0, whole genome shotgun sequence DNA encodes these proteins:
- the LOC127095091 gene encoding uncharacterized mitochondrial protein AtMg00810-like has product MDVKNAFLHGDLTEDIYMTPPQGLFSSSKGVCKFKRSLYGLKQAPRAWYEKFHSTLLGFFFTQSQYDSSLFIHSTSAGIVLLLLYVDDMVITGSDHTSIQRLKQQLQTSFHMKDLGNLHYFLGLEVHSTSKGIFLHQHKYVADLISMAGLELANLVDTPLEVNVKYHCDDGDLLPDPLLYRQLVGSLNYLTITRPDISFVVQQVSQFMHSPRHLHLVAVRRIILYLKGTSHRGLFFSVGISLQLSAYSDADWAGCLDTRRSVTGWCMFLGSSLISWKSKKQARVSKSSTESKYRAMSAACSEILWLRGLLAELGFPQTEPTSLYADNTSVIQIVANPVFHECTKHIEVDCHSIRDAYDDRIISLPHVSTQL; this is encoded by the coding sequence atggatgtgaagaatGCTTTTCTTCATGGTGACCTGACAGAAGATATTTATATGACTCCACCTCAAGGCTTATTCTCTTCATCTAAAGGCGTGTGCAAATTCAAACGCTCCTTATATGGTTTGAAACAGGCACCTAGAGCATGGTACGAGAAATTCCATTCCACTCTACTTGGATTCTTCTTTACTCAGAGTCAGTATGATTCCTCTTTATTTATTCATAGTACATCTGCGGGTATTGTTCTACTTCttttgtatgttgatgatatggttATTACTGGTTCTGATCATACTTCCATTCAGCGACTTAAGCAACAGTTACAGACCTCATTTCACATGAAAGATTTGGGTAATCTACATTATTTTCTTGGTCTTGAGGTTCATTCTACATCCAAGGGCATCTTTCTCCATCAACACAAATATGTTGCAGATCTGATTTCTATGGCTGGTCTCGAATTGGCTAATCTGGTAGATACTCCTCTTGAGGTTAATGTTAAATATCATTGTGATGATGGTGATCTTTTGCCTGATCCCTTATTGTATCGCCAACTTGTGGGTAGCCTCAACTACTTGACTATTACTCGCCCTGACATATCTTTTGTTGTTCAACAAGTAAGTCAATTCATGCATTCTCCTCGCCATCTTCACTTAGTTGCGGTTCGTCGTATAATTCTCTACTTAAAGGGAACCTCTCACCGTGGATTATTCTTTTCCGTTGGAATTTCTCTTCAGTTGAGTGCTTATAgtgatgctgattgggcaggGTGTCTTGATACTCGTCGATCTGTTACTGGTTGGTGCATGTTTCTTGGTTCTTCATTGATCTCTTGGAAAAGTAAGAAGCAAGCAAGAGTTTCTAAATCTTCCACTGAATCAAAGTATCGTGCCATGTCTGCTGCTTGTTCAGAAATACTTTGGCTTCGTGGTCTTTTGGCTGAACTTGGATTTCCCCAAACAGAGCCAACTTCACTTTATGCTGACAATACAAGTGTCATTCAAATTGTTGCAAATCCTGTTTTTCATGAATGCACCAAACATATCGAAGTTGATTGTCATTCAATACGTGACGCCTACGATGATCGAATAATATCACTTCCTCACGTCAGTACTCAGTTGTAG